The genome window ACAACCGCAACATTTTGCCATCGGAATATACCGAGCTAAAACTCACCCGGCGGCTGCATCGCTCCGGCGATAGCGAATATCTCATCAATAACCAGAATGTCCGGTTGATGGATATTTTGAATTTATTCACCGATACCGGAATGGGCGCCGATGCCTATTCGGTTATCGAGCTGAAAATGGTTGAGCAAATCCTGAGCGACAACGCGCAGGAACGGCGGCGGCTGTTTGAGGAAGCTGCGGGCATCAAAAAATACAAAGCCCGCCGAAAATCCGCCCTCAACAAACTGGACACCACCCAACAGGAACTCACCCGGGTGGACGATATTTTGGCGGAAGTGCAAAAAAACGTTAATTCGCTGGCGCGGCAGGTGGGCAAAGCCCGACGCTATCACGAATTGAAAGCGGAATTGCGCGAAAACGAGCTTCAGCTAAGCTATTTAAAAATAATTACTTACCAAAACGAATTAGGTCCGCTCGAAAACGAACTGACCGAAATTGCCCGCACAAAGGAATCGCTCGGCGCAGAGGTTCACCAACTGGAAGCGCAAATGGAAAAATTGCGCACCGAACTGGTGGTCATCGAACAGGAATTCCGGCGAAAATCCGGCATTTTGCATCAGCGCAACGAGGCGATTCGCGAACGGCAAAATCTGAAATTGCTGCGCCAGCAGCGGATGGATTCGCTCAGCGAAGCGATCGAGGCATTTCAGCAGGAAATTACCCGCGAAAAAGAAAAAATCGAACGGCTGACCGCAGAAGAACAGCAGCAGCAACAGCAGATTATCACGCTAAAATCGGAAATGGAAACGGCGCAAGCGCAATACCGGACATCCGCAAATGCGCAGTTGGATGCGGAAAATGCACTGGATGAGCAGCGACAAACCTATCAGGAATTTGCCAGAGAAAATCTGAAAGAATTGCAAGCCGGCAGCGAAACCCGCGAAGCCTACCAGAAAGTGCGGCTGGAACGCGAAAACGTCGCGGCGCGATTGGAAAAAGACAGCGCAAGCCTCACCCGGGTGCAGGAAGATTTGAAATCCCGGCAGGAAACCATCGACAAATTGGAAAGCGATATCGAGGCGATCCGCGAGGATTTGCAGATGTATCATCAGGAGCAGATGCATCTCGAGCAGCGCCTGTCCGCCCTCCGCGATGAGCGCGAATCGCTGCGAACGGACATCGCTGCAACTCAGGGCAAACTGGAAAAAGTGCGCAGCCGCCGCGATTTTCTGGAAAATCTGATCAACAATTACGAGGGTTTTTCGCAGAGCGTTCAATATGTGATGTCCAAAAAAGGTGAGTATCGCGGGGTGGTGGATACGCTCGCCAACCTCGTCGATTGCGCGGAAGAACACCGTCCGGCGCTGGAAAGCTATCTTTCGGAAATTGCCAACTATCTTGTTGTAAATGAAGTAGATACAGCGCAGGAAATTTTGCAGCAACTGCGCAAAAACGACAAAGGGCGCATGAGCGTTGTGCCCATGCCGTTGCTTAACGGCAAGCATTCGCCGCAGCTCTCGCTGCCGTCCGCGAACGGAAAAACCGTGCCGTTGAAGGATGTGGTTTCATATTCTTCGGAGTACGAAGCGCTGTTCAATTATTTATTGCGCGCGGTGTTTTTGGTGCCGGATTTGGCAACCGCCATCGACATGCGCCAGCAATTTCCGGATGCAACCTACGTTACCAGCAACGGCGAAATTCTCGAACATTGGGGCAATCTCACCGGCGGTTCAACCGATAAACGGGTGGGATTGATCGGCAGAAAAGAGCAATTCCAGAAATTATCGAGCGAATTTGAGAAGCTGTCGCAACATCTCCAAAGTGAGCAACAGCGGCTGCAATCGCTGAACGACGAACAGCAGCAGCGCGAAAAAAAGCTGGCGGAATTTGTGCAATTGCAGCGCAGCACCCAAAACGAAATGGTGGAGCTGGAGAAACAGCTCAATCGCCAAACCTATGAAATTGAACGACTTACAGATACTTCCCGCGATGTGCAATCTGAGCTGGAAACGCTCGAGCAACGCCTCGACCTGCTCCAACAGGATGAAAACAAGTTGCGTCCGCAGGTGGAAGCGTTGGATGCCAAAGCCGCCGCATATCGCAAAAAAGAGCAGGAAATGCTGGAAACGCAGCGCACTGCCGAAGCGCAATTGAAAGCGCTCAACGAGAAAACCCAGCAACACCAGATTGCCTATCTCAACCTCAATTCCCGCGAAAAAGAAGCGCAGCAGAAAATCGGATTTTTGGTGCAAAGTGTGGAAAATGCCCGGCAATTTATCAAAGATCGCGAGAGCCGGATTGCCGAAAACAGCGCATCCATCGACACGCTGCGGCAGGAATGCGACGATATCGAATCGCAATTAACACAATTGTATCGCGAACGCGACGCCGCCGAAGCCGACAAAGATGCGACCGAACAGCAGTTTCAGGAGCACAAAGGCAACATCGATATGACCGAAGCGGAGCTGAAAAAGAAACAGCGATTGTGGAACCAGTCCCGCGAACGGGTGCAGGAACTTGAGCTGAAAATCCGCGAATACCAGGTTAAATTATCCGGCATCCGAGAACAAATTGTGGAGCAGTACGGCAACGAATCGCTGGATTTTGATGTAAAATCACTCGATCCGTCGCGCTCGCTCACCAGCGTGCAGAGCGACATCGACGAAATTCGCCGGAAAATCGAGCGCCTCGGCGATGTCAATCCGTTGGCAATCAAGGAATATGAGAAAGAAAAAGAGCGACTGGATTTTCTGACCACCCAGCGCGACGATTTGCTTTCCGCACGCGATCAGTTGCTGGAAACCATCCAGAAATTGAACACTACCGCCCGCAAACAATTCATGGAAATGTTCGAAAAAGTGCAGAAAAATTTCCAACGAGTGTTTCAGGAATTTTTTAACGGCGGCAGCGCAGTGCTGGAATTGGTGGAAAGTCGCGATCCACTGGAAGCGAACATCGATATTAACGTGACACATAAGGGCAAGCAATTAAAGACACTTACATTGCTTTCCGCAGGTGAAAAAACCCTCACGGCAATCTCGCTGCTGTTCGCCATTTACCTCGTCAAACCCAGCCCGTTTTGTATTTTGGACGAAGTGGACGCACCGCTGGATGATGTGAACATCACTCGTTTGACGCAGGCGCTGAGCCTTTTTTCGCGCGATACCCAATTTATTTTGGTTACCCACAACAAAAAAACCATGGAAGCCGCCAAAATGCTCTACGGCGTCACGATGGAAGAAGTGGGCGTTTCCAAAATCGTTTCCGTAAAATTTGATTAACCGGGAACCCAAACCGGCATATCTTCCGTATGATAAGCGTCGCCTGATCTACATTGGTTTTTTAGGAGTTACAGATGATGCAACAACGCTTTTTTTATCGTTTTCTGATCTGTTTGGCGGTGGTAGTTGTGCCGGTTTTTGCCCAAAACCGCTTCATTCCGTTAAACGTCGATTACGCCACATTTCACTCACCCAAAGACAGTGAATTCCTCGAACTGTATATCAGTTTCCCCCAAAAATCGCTGCAATATCACCGGCAGGAAGAAATCTGGGTCAGCAAATTTAGCATTTCGTTGACTGTCAAGCGTGGCAATGATACGGTTTTCGAACAATCGCAGCCGTTTGTAAACAAGGTGGAAACACTGGATAACATCAATCAATTCAGTGAGTTACGGCACGTGTTCTTTTGCGAATTACCGGCCGGAAATTATCTCGCCCGCATCACTCTCACGGATGAAAACGCCGGCGTTTCCGGCGAATATGAGCTATCGCTGACAATCAACCCGAACACTGCTGATGCGCTGTCGATGAGCGATATTCAACTGTCCGCCAAAATTTCCAAAGCGGACGGGCAAACGCCGTTCGATAAAAACGGGCTGCAAGTGGTGCCAAATCCGTCCGGTGTGTATCATGTGTCCATGCCCATCCTCTATTTTTACGCAGAAACGCACGGCTTGAGCTATGATTCCACAACTGCGGGCACATACACACTGGAAACATATGTTACGGATACAAACGGTGAGATTATCCGGGAATTTCCCGTGAAAAAAAAGCAAAAACCCGGACGAAGCACCATTTTGGTGGGCGGCAATAATGTGGTCACGCTGCCATCTGCCACATATTTTTTGAACCTGAAATTAACCGATGACCAAACCGGAAACAGCGTCGAACGCAAAAAACGCTTCACGATGTTCAAGCCAAGCGAGGAAAGTGTTGAGCAAGTCCGGGCGATGACCACCAAATTGATGCAGTCATATTACGAAAAATTTTCCGAAGATTTGCTGGATGAGGAATTCAGCAAAGTGCGCTATATTGCCACAAAGGATGAGATAAACACCTTCAAGGGACTTGC of Calditrichia bacterium contains these proteins:
- the smc gene encoding chromosome segregation protein SMC encodes the protein MYLSRLEIFGFKSFANKITLKFDEGLTGIIGPNGCGKSNVVDSIRWVLGEQRPSVLRSDRMENIIFNGTATRKPLNIAEVSMYIENNRNILPSEYTELKLTRRLHRSGDSEYLINNQNVRLMDILNLFTDTGMGADAYSVIELKMVEQILSDNAQERRRLFEEAAGIKKYKARRKSALNKLDTTQQELTRVDDILAEVQKNVNSLARQVGKARRYHELKAELRENELQLSYLKIITYQNELGPLENELTEIARTKESLGAEVHQLEAQMEKLRTELVVIEQEFRRKSGILHQRNEAIRERQNLKLLRQQRMDSLSEAIEAFQQEITREKEKIERLTAEEQQQQQQIITLKSEMETAQAQYRTSANAQLDAENALDEQRQTYQEFARENLKELQAGSETREAYQKVRLERENVAARLEKDSASLTRVQEDLKSRQETIDKLESDIEAIREDLQMYHQEQMHLEQRLSALRDERESLRTDIAATQGKLEKVRSRRDFLENLINNYEGFSQSVQYVMSKKGEYRGVVDTLANLVDCAEEHRPALESYLSEIANYLVVNEVDTAQEILQQLRKNDKGRMSVVPMPLLNGKHSPQLSLPSANGKTVPLKDVVSYSSEYEALFNYLLRAVFLVPDLATAIDMRQQFPDATYVTSNGEILEHWGNLTGGSTDKRVGLIGRKEQFQKLSSEFEKLSQHLQSEQQRLQSLNDEQQQREKKLAEFVQLQRSTQNEMVELEKQLNRQTYEIERLTDTSRDVQSELETLEQRLDLLQQDENKLRPQVEALDAKAAAYRKKEQEMLETQRTAEAQLKALNEKTQQHQIAYLNLNSREKEAQQKIGFLVQSVENARQFIKDRESRIAENSASIDTLRQECDDIESQLTQLYRERDAAEADKDATEQQFQEHKGNIDMTEAELKKKQRLWNQSRERVQELELKIREYQVKLSGIREQIVEQYGNESLDFDVKSLDPSRSLTSVQSDIDEIRRKIERLGDVNPLAIKEYEKEKERLDFLTTQRDDLLSARDQLLETIQKLNTTARKQFMEMFEKVQKNFQRVFQEFFNGGSAVLELVESRDPLEANIDINVTHKGKQLKTLTLLSAGEKTLTAISLLFAIYLVKPSPFCILDEVDAPLDDVNITRLTQALSLFSRDTQFILVTHNKKTMEAAKMLYGVTMEEVGVSKIVSVKFD
- a CDS encoding GWxTD domain-containing protein gives rise to the protein MMQQRFFYRFLICLAVVVVPVFAQNRFIPLNVDYATFHSPKDSEFLELYISFPQKSLQYHRQEEIWVSKFSISLTVKRGNDTVFEQSQPFVNKVETLDNINQFSELRHVFFCELPAGNYLARITLTDENAGVSGEYELSLTINPNTADALSMSDIQLSAKISKADGQTPFDKNGLQVVPNPSGVYHVSMPILYFYAETHGLSYDSTTAGTYTLETYVTDTNGEIIREFPVKKKQKPGRSTILVGGNNVVTLPSATYFLNLKLTDDQTGNSVERKKRFTMFKPSEESVEQVRAMTTKLMQSYYEKFSEDLLDEEFSKVRYIATKDEINTFKGLAGIPSKAEFLADFWRTRDPDPTTSQNEFKIDYFKQVDFVDQNFKTKFKSGWKTDRGRVVLTYGKPDEIERSPMQSSTRPYEIWSYLSLENGCIFVFADLQGFGEFELLHSTYRKEVYQPDWERRVRLIRDNSTLDLVPDDFQQ